A region of the Paenibacillus sp. J23TS9 genome:
GGCAGTCCTACGGTTGCAGTCCTGATTATTATTTCCGTTATTCTGACCTGCCTTGGCGTATACGACAAAATTGCGCAGGTTGCGGGAGCCGGAACCGCTGTTCCTGTAACGGGATTCGCCAATTCCATGTGCTCCGCCGCCTTGGAACATAAGGCCGAAGGTTATGTGCTGGGAGTAGGTGCCAATATGTTTAAACTTGCCGGTTCTGTCATCGTGTTCGGGACGGTTGCGGCATTCTTTGTCGGGCTGGTGTACGCGATTCTGGGGCTGGAGGGAGTGCATCATCCATGAGGCTGAAAGGCCAGACTTGGGAATTCACTTCCAGACCGACCCTTCTTGCGGGTGCGACAGTGGTGGGACCGGAAGAGGGGCAGGGACCGCTTTCCGGTGATTTTGACTATATTTACGATAACATCGAGATCAATGAAAAGACATGGGAAAAGGCTGAACGCAAGCTCCTGGAACAGGCCTCCCAGCTGGCTGTCGTGAAGGCAGAGCTGACCAAGGAACAAATCCAGTTTTTTGTGGGCGGTGATTTGATGAATCAGATCATCAGCAGCACTTTCGCTGCGAGAAAACTTGGAGTCCCTTATTTGGGTGTATTCGGCGCCTGCTCCACATCGATGGAAAGTCTTGCATTGGCGGCGCTGCTCGTGGACACAGGGGCGGCGGAGCGTGTGCTCGCAGGGACTGCAAGTCATAATTGCACGGCTGAGAAGCAGTTTCGCTATCCAACGGAATACGGATCCCAAAAACCGCCGACAGCCCAATATACGGTTACAGGTTCCGGATGCGGCGTTGTTGGCAAGGGGGGCAGCGGTCCGGTGATTGCCAGGGCCACCATCGGCAGAGTGATGGATCTGGGCATCAAAGATCCGTTTAATATGGGGGCCGCGATGGCACCTGCTGCAGCAGACACGATTGAAGCCCATTTCCGGGATACGGGGCTTACTCCAGGGTATTACGATTTGGTAGTCACCGGGGACTTAGCTTCCGTGGGATTGCCGATTGCCGGGGAATTGCTGCAGAAAGCGGAGGTCGCCATGAATGAGACGGAATTTAATGATTGCGGCCTGCTGGTCTTCGATATACAGAAACAAACATATGTGAAAGCGGGCGGGAGCGGCTGCGGCTGTTCCGCTGTTGTGACGTATGGCCATTTACTGAAACGGCTGACCAATAAGGAAATTAAAAAAGTGCTTGTCGTTGCAACCGGGGCTTTGCTTTCTCCTCTGTCCTACCAGCAGGGCGAAAGCATACCGTGTATCGCACATGCGGTAGCACTAGAAATGGAGGGTTAATGATGCAATTTTTATGGGCATTTGTCATTGGCGGATTAATTTGCGTCATCGGACAATTAATGATGGATTTATTCAAGCTGACCCCGGCACATACGATGAGTACATTGGTGGTAGCGGGTGCGGTTGCAGACGGTTTTGGGCTATATGATCCTTTAGTTAAATTCGCCGGAGCCGGAGCCTCTGTACCGATTACAAGCTTTGGCAGTTCTCTGGTTCACGGGGCCTTATCCGAGCTGCAGCGAGACGGCTGGATTGGTATTGTCACCGGCATATTTGAGGTTACAAGCGCAGGGATATCAGCGGCGATCATATTCTCGTTTTTGGCCGCCTTGGTCGTTCGTCCGCGGGGATAAGACTACAACTGAAAATGCATGATCCCACTCACCCTGATCCCATACGGAGCAGGGTGTTTTGCTGTATCGGCCATAGGGTATGTTGGGGTATACGAGTAATTTAGGAGTCCTGCACAATGTACTTTAGGGGAATATATCATGTACAATGTAAGATATATGATTGTTATCTCAGGATTTAACAGAACTTGCTGCACAAGCAATTCCACAGTTTCACAAAATAGCATGATATAAGGAGGCATGAATATATGCCCGTAAGCAGCGAATCCCTGCAAACCATTGCAGCCGTTAGATCTAACCTTGAATCCTGCATCTTAGGCAAAGCCTTTGAAATCCAGCTCTTGCTTACTGCTCTCCTGGCAGAAGGGCATATTCTGATTGAAGACGTACCGGGAACCGGCAAGACACAGATGATCAAGGCTCTGGCCAAATCCATGAGCGGAGATTACAGACGTGTACAATGCAACCCTGATATTTTGCCAAGCGATATCACAGGCGTCTCCGTATTCCATCCCCGTGAAGAGCGTTTCTTTTTCCGGCCGGGTCCGGTGATGACAAACATTTTGCTCGCTGATGAAATCAACCGCGCAACAACGAAAACGCAATCGGCTCTCCTTGAAGTGATGGAAGAACGGAATGTTACGGTAGATGGAGAGACGTATGAATTGCCAAGACCGTTTATGCTGTGTGCCACCCAAAACCCGATTGATTTTGAAGGCACTTACATGCTTCCGGAAGCGCAGCTTGACCGTTTTATGATGAAAATCAGCCTCGGTTATCCTGATGCCGCTACCGAAAGAAGCCTCTTGCAGCAGCATAAGCATGGACAGCCTGTTGACCAGCTGAAGCCCGTAACCCACATGGACCAGATCGCAGAGATGCAGAAGGAAATCCGAAACATATTTATTGATGATGCCGTTGCCGATTATCTGCTGAAAATCGTCCGCATGACCCGGCAGCATCCGTCCGTTCTCCTCGGTGCCAGCCCGCGTGCTTCACTTTCTCTGATGATGGCAGGCAAAGCCTACGCTTTCATACAGCAGCGTGATTTTGTCCTTCCTGACGATATCAAAGTACTTGCTCCGTATGTTCTTTCACACCGTATTATTTTGCGTCCTGAGTCTCGTCTGGATAACGTCAGTGCAGAATCCGTCGTAAAAAATATTCTGCAGCAGGTGCATGTGCCTGTAGCTCTGGAGCGATGAATGATGATGGCGCTGCTGAAGACAATCAGGTCGATTCTACGGAATCTCCGCTTCTGGATTGTGCTTGCAGTATGGGCTGCCAGCCTGCTGTTCGTATTGTTTCAGGGAGGTAAAACCGCACTTATGCTGCTTGTAATGATCAGTGTTCTGGTAGTATATCTGATTGCAGGCGGCCTGGGTGGAATCCGCCGGGTCCACGGCCAACGCAGTCTTTCCGCAGAGCAGGAGCAGGGAGATGCGCTGCATGCAGGAGAGCAGGTTAAAGTGAGTCTGAATTTTGCGGTTCCGGGGTTCCTTCCGATGCCATATCTCATTATTCGTGAAGTCATGAAGCGGCATAACGGAGAGACCTGGTCCTTTGAAGAATCCGTGATTCCTGATTTCCGTGGAGGCGGCGAGCTGATGTTTCAAACTCCGCCGCTGGAACGCGGGAGGTATTATTTTACCGAGACTGAATGCGTTACGGAGGATATTTTCGGACTTATTGAGCATAAGGGGAGCTTTCATGTCCCCGGCCAGTTTCGCGTTTTTCCGCGGACAGTATCCATTCCAGGGTGGAGGATTATGGACAAGAACTCCAGGCTTGCAGGTCCTCAAAGGGCCGCTGCATCCCGCCGGGAGACGACGCAAATTAATGGTGTGAGGGAATATGTCTACGGCGACCGGATTTCACGTATCCACTGGAATGCAACCGCCAAAACCGGCTCCTGGAAATCCAAAGAATTCGAATATGATTCCGTTCCCAAGATTATGCTCGTTCTGGATGCTATTTCAGCCCATTATGAGTCGGACAACCATTTTGAGCTCGCAGTCTCAACCGCAGCCTCACTTATTAATTATGCATCACGTGAACGTCTGTGCATGGGACTCGCAACTGCAGGTGATCAGTTCAAGATGTTTTCACCAAGTGAAAATTACAGCGACCGTCAGCGGATGATGCATCATTTGGTGGATGTGACCGCAGATGGTTATGGCGATCTGCAGCCGAAGCTGGAGAAAAGCGGACGCTTTATCCCTTCCGGCGCCATGTTCATTCTCATCAGTCCGCAGAGTGGAAAAAAAGCACTGGAACTGCTGCGCTGGGCGGATACGCGTGGCTTTACTCCATCCCATATCTTGGTGTCATCTTCAGAAAGCGAGAGTAATGCCAAGCAGGGTTGGGTTTCCATGCTCAAAGCGCGGGGAACATTCGGTTGTTCGGTCTCCAGCTTGCATGATCTGCCCGCTGCGTTGGGAGGTGGAAGGCCATGAAAGCATGGGGTGCTTATATAAGAAATTCGCTCTTTTATTCCCTGTCTCTATTATGGATATGGATTATGGGATTGCAGTGGATTTCTTTTATGGATTTCACATGGTACACCGAAACGAAATCGATCGTTCTGATCAGCATGACTGCTATTATTGTTATAGAGATGCTGCTTCCTGCCAAAAGAATGTATCGTGTTATCCTTGAAGGAGCAGTTATTTTATATATTATCCATAAAGAATTGGTCAAATATTGGGTGTACATGCCATCCGGTACAATGGCAAACCGTATTCAGCAGTATGTGGATCACTTGTCACCCTATATCTGGATTGCTGCGGGGGCCTGGGTTTTGCTAACGCTCAGCGCCATTTTAGTCAATACCAAGCGCAGGGTTCTTGTTTTTTCCAGTCTTAACGTGATCGCCTTTAGTATTCTGGACTCTTTTACGATAAGCGATCTGTGGCAGGAAGTGGCCTGGACGGTTTTTGCGGCAATGGGATGGCTGGTCAGTGAGCATTTTCGCCGTTTTCAGGCACGCTTTCCTGCTGGATGGAAACATTTGCGAAAGTACCCCCTTAAAATTTTCATCCATGCTGCCGTTTTGTTTTCCGTTATCTTTATCGCCGGAGTGAGCATGCCAAACATTCCTCCGACGCTTACGGATCCTTATACCGCCTGGGTTGGAACCCCCGGGGGCAGCTCCAATACTGCGGATGTAAGCGGCGAATTGACAAGCGAGAAAGTGAAAAGCACTTCAGGGTACAGCCGGAACGACAATAACCTGGGCGGAGGTTTTAATTTTGACTATACGCCTGTCATGTCGGTGAAGTCCGAGAAGCGCAGCTACTGGCGAGGGGAAACCAGACAGGTGTACTCAGGCAGCGGCTGGTCAGATGAACGTTCTGGAAGCGACTACGATGATGTGAACATCGGCACTGCTCTGCGAAGCAGCGAACCAAGAGCATCAGGAGAGACGGAGACATTAGAGCAGACCGTAACGATGCTGAATGACAATGTGTACCCCGTCCTGTTTGGGGCTTTCAATGTATCCCAGGTCAAGCAGATGGATGATGTAAATGCAGGCAAACTGCTGTGGGAAAGCAACCAGTCCACTCTGCACTGGAATACCGATTCCAAACAACCTCAATATCCGAAGACCTATACCGTTATTTCGGAAGTGCCGGTCATTCCGGAAGATGAGATTCGCAGTAAAACATTCAAGAACCTCTATAATGGAGATAAACTGGATGGCAAGTATCTGCAGATTCCTAAGAGCTTTCCCGAACGAACGCGCAA
Encoded here:
- the spoVAC gene encoding stage V sporulation protein AC, which gives rise to MPANTKNKGAKFSLDTLTHQEYKNIAQKHEPARSIFKNCVLAFLIGGGICFIGQAIQLGFMTWFDMSVKEAGSPTVAVLIIISVILTCLGVYDKIAQVAGAGTAVPVTGFANSMCSAALEHKAEGYVLGVGANMFKLAGSVIVFGTVAAFFVGLVYAILGLEGVHHP
- the spoVAD gene encoding stage V sporulation protein AD produces the protein MRLKGQTWEFTSRPTLLAGATVVGPEEGQGPLSGDFDYIYDNIEINEKTWEKAERKLLEQASQLAVVKAELTKEQIQFFVGGDLMNQIISSTFAARKLGVPYLGVFGACSTSMESLALAALLVDTGAAERVLAGTASHNCTAEKQFRYPTEYGSQKPPTAQYTVTGSGCGVVGKGGSGPVIARATIGRVMDLGIKDPFNMGAAMAPAAADTIEAHFRDTGLTPGYYDLVVTGDLASVGLPIAGELLQKAEVAMNETEFNDCGLLVFDIQKQTYVKAGGSGCGCSAVVTYGHLLKRLTNKEIKKVLVVATGALLSPLSYQQGESIPCIAHAVALEMEG
- the spoVAE gene encoding stage V sporulation protein AE, yielding MQFLWAFVIGGLICVIGQLMMDLFKLTPAHTMSTLVVAGAVADGFGLYDPLVKFAGAGASVPITSFGSSLVHGALSELQRDGWIGIVTGIFEVTSAGISAAIIFSFLAALVVRPRG
- a CDS encoding MoxR family ATPase; this encodes MPVSSESLQTIAAVRSNLESCILGKAFEIQLLLTALLAEGHILIEDVPGTGKTQMIKALAKSMSGDYRRVQCNPDILPSDITGVSVFHPREERFFFRPGPVMTNILLADEINRATTKTQSALLEVMEERNVTVDGETYELPRPFMLCATQNPIDFEGTYMLPEAQLDRFMMKISLGYPDAATERSLLQQHKHGQPVDQLKPVTHMDQIAEMQKEIRNIFIDDAVADYLLKIVRMTRQHPSVLLGASPRASLSLMMAGKAYAFIQQRDFVLPDDIKVLAPYVLSHRIILRPESRLDNVSAESVVKNILQQVHVPVALER
- a CDS encoding DUF58 domain-containing protein yields the protein MALLKTIRSILRNLRFWIVLAVWAASLLFVLFQGGKTALMLLVMISVLVVYLIAGGLGGIRRVHGQRSLSAEQEQGDALHAGEQVKVSLNFAVPGFLPMPYLIIREVMKRHNGETWSFEESVIPDFRGGGELMFQTPPLERGRYYFTETECVTEDIFGLIEHKGSFHVPGQFRVFPRTVSIPGWRIMDKNSRLAGPQRAAASRRETTQINGVREYVYGDRISRIHWNATAKTGSWKSKEFEYDSVPKIMLVLDAISAHYESDNHFELAVSTAASLINYASRERLCMGLATAGDQFKMFSPSENYSDRQRMMHHLVDVTADGYGDLQPKLEKSGRFIPSGAMFILISPQSGKKALELLRWADTRGFTPSHILVSSSESESNAKQGWVSMLKARGTFGCSVSSLHDLPAALGGGRP
- a CDS encoding transglutaminaseTgpA domain-containing protein, coding for MKAWGAYIRNSLFYSLSLLWIWIMGLQWISFMDFTWYTETKSIVLISMTAIIVIEMLLPAKRMYRVILEGAVILYIIHKELVKYWVYMPSGTMANRIQQYVDHLSPYIWIAAGAWVLLTLSAILVNTKRRVLVFSSLNVIAFSILDSFTISDLWQEVAWTVFAAMGWLVSEHFRRFQARFPAGWKHLRKYPLKIFIHAAVLFSVIFIAGVSMPNIPPTLTDPYTAWVGTPGGSSNTADVSGELTSEKVKSTSGYSRNDNNLGGGFNFDYTPVMSVKSEKRSYWRGETRQVYSGSGWSDERSGSDYDDVNIGTALRSSEPRASGETETLEQTVTMLNDNVYPVLFGAFNVSQVKQMDDVNAGKLLWESNQSTLHWNTDSKQPQYPKTYTVISEVPVIPEDEIRSKTFKNLYNGDKLDGKYLQIPKSFPERTRKLAEQVTSSADTPYEKIGLLQNYLINNFKYTNQPDLSKKTSDDFVDSFLFDIKEGYCDYFSTSMVMMARSLNIPARWVKGYAPGQQQMNSDDVLQRQGKVVDTGVYTVTNADAHSWAEVYFGSYGWVPVEATPGFNMPLLTHKEDSKPVTAPQVEDEAEQDVLKETTTAGTGTNGSGLSGAAIAWITILIIVLLAIYTLWMLRIRVRFFLIGIRKGRKLTEDQKVIVMTEQWLNKLKRKGIRRSSNETLRESVNRWEKEMPTLSPALGPLLMLFEKARYSPSSVSEAEWRSVYDHSRNLKTALKKAEDPAA